From a single Brassica rapa cultivar Chiifu-401-42 chromosome A01, CAAS_Brap_v3.01, whole genome shotgun sequence genomic region:
- the LOC103840609 gene encoding cytochrome c oxidase subunit 5b-1, mitochondrial isoform X2, producing MWRRIVSSHLKSLAADVAAASPRRSIATTTARPVGFHLAANRSAVSASSFLTPRHFSSESESVAKKKVEDVMPIATGHEKEELEAELEGRRLLDIDFPEGPFGTKESPAIVKSYYDKRIVGCPGGEGEDEHDVVWFWLEKGKSFECPVCTQYFELEVVGPGGPPDGHGDEDDHH from the exons ATGTGGAGAAGAATCGTCTCCTCTCATCTCAAATCCCTAGCCGCCGATGTCGCCGCTGCTTCTCCTCGCCGATCGATAGCCACCACCACCGCGAGGCCTGTTGGTTTCCATCTCGCCGCCAATCGATCAGCCGTCTCCGCCTCTTCTTTCCTTACCCCTCGCCATTTCAGCTCTGAATCAG AGAGCGTTGCGAAGAAGAAGGTGGAGGATGTAATGCCCATTGCAACCGGACATGAGAAGGAAGAGCTCGAAGCTGAATTGGAG GGAAGGAGACTGCTTGACATTGACTTCCCCGAAGGTCCTTTTGGTACAAAG GAATCCCCTGCTATTGTAAAATCATACTATGACAAGCGGATTGTGGGATGCCCTGGTGGTGAAGGCG AGGATGAACACGACGTTGTGTGGTTCTGGCTGGAGAAAGGAAAATCTTTTGAATGCCCTGTTTGCACTCAGTACTTTGAG CTGGAAGTGGTTGGTCCTGGTGGGCCTCCCGATGGTCACGGCGATGAAGACGACCACCACTGA
- the LOC103840609 gene encoding cytochrome c oxidase subunit 5b-1, mitochondrial isoform X1, whose product MWRRIVSSHLKSLAADVAAASPRRSIATTTARPVGFHLAANRSAVSASSFLTPRHFSSESVESVAKKKVEDVMPIATGHEKEELEAELEGRRLLDIDFPEGPFGTKESPAIVKSYYDKRIVGCPGGEGEDEHDVVWFWLEKGKSFECPVCTQYFELEVVGPGGPPDGHGDEDDHH is encoded by the exons ATGTGGAGAAGAATCGTCTCCTCTCATCTCAAATCCCTAGCCGCCGATGTCGCCGCTGCTTCTCCTCGCCGATCGATAGCCACCACCACCGCGAGGCCTGTTGGTTTCCATCTCGCCGCCAATCGATCAGCCGTCTCCGCCTCTTCTTTCCTTACCCCTCGCCATTTCAGCTCTGAATCAG TAGAGAGCGTTGCGAAGAAGAAGGTGGAGGATGTAATGCCCATTGCAACCGGACATGAGAAGGAAGAGCTCGAAGCTGAATTGGAG GGAAGGAGACTGCTTGACATTGACTTCCCCGAAGGTCCTTTTGGTACAAAG GAATCCCCTGCTATTGTAAAATCATACTATGACAAGCGGATTGTGGGATGCCCTGGTGGTGAAGGCG AGGATGAACACGACGTTGTGTGGTTCTGGCTGGAGAAAGGAAAATCTTTTGAATGCCCTGTTTGCACTCAGTACTTTGAG CTGGAAGTGGTTGGTCCTGGTGGGCCTCCCGATGGTCACGGCGATGAAGACGACCACCACTGA